Proteins from a single region of Mus pahari chromosome 2, PAHARI_EIJ_v1.1, whole genome shotgun sequence:
- the LOC110314323 gene encoding single-pass membrane and coiled-coil domain-containing protein 3-like: protein MAQSDFLYPQNPRRRQQVNHLHQQLLDHLADSFQVTNKLTGVLNTHLGCRLAFIEMKSDGTIKENCDIIIQAMTKIQEELQKVDEALKDQLEPTLYRKLQDIKERETEKIAIVQKVISVILGEATSAASAVAVKLVGSNVTTGIISKLVSVLAHIGTSLLGSIGVAVLSLGLDMIIQAILGAVERTQLQAAIKSYETHLEEFKAASEKYHHAITEVTTAVKRQLR from the coding sequence ATGGCTCAGAGTGACTTCCTCTACCCACAAAACCCAAGGAGGCGACAGCAAGTGAACCACCTTCATCAGCAGCTGCTGGACCACTTGGCTGACAGCTTCCAGGTCACCAACAAGCTCACAGGGGTTCTCAATACCCACTTGGGTTGCAGGCTGGCCTTCATTGAAATGAAAAGTGATGGAACCATCAAAGAAAACTGTGACATCATTATCCAAGCCATGACAAAAATCCAAGAGGAACTGCAAAAGGTTGATGAGGCACTGAAAGACCAACTAGAGCCAACCCTTTATAGAAAGCTGCAGGATATtaaggaaagggagacagaaaagatTGCCATCGTGCAAAAGGTCATTTCTGTCATCCTGGGAGaagctacatctgcagccagtGCAGTGGCTGTTAAACTGGTGGGCTCAAATGTCACAACAGGCATAATTAGCAAGCTGGTCTCTGTGCTGGCTCACATCGGGACTTCTCTCCTTGGAAGCATTGGTGTTGCCGTGCTCAGCCTCGGGTTAGATATGATCATTCAAGCCATCTTGGGAGCAGTGGAGAGAACACAGCTTCAGGCAGCCATCAAAAGTTATGAGACGCATTTGGAGGAGTTCAAGGCTGCCTCAGAAAAGTACCATCATGCTATCACCGAGGTCACCACTGCTGTAAAGCGCCAGTTAAGATGA
- the C2H12orf60 gene encoding uncharacterized protein C12orf60 homolog, whose translation MSSESEKDKERLIQAAKLFFFHIRDLVSFINRFVELFNLTMKTQILPMNLNEESCIKDFFEQMIRNFKEMQLMVDGKHKQMQKEPLCSKVLTAVTPAVEKCATIAPHHTAEDMLKNIQTSGAALVLKTSHVLENLETSLSLLMQFPIMGLRLSDLYREETKEQSDVTSDATTSEKSTSPEHPKATTEETLRKLQDVLSPENAHTPVDTAADELEQFVKSMEITLQVLQKSIKTMEGDISVLTQVQGK comes from the coding sequence ATGTCTTCTGAGTCAGAGAAGGATAAAGAGAGACTGATTCAAGCTGCCAAACTGTTCTTCTTCCACATACGAGACCTGGTCTCCTTCATAAATAGGTTCGTTGAGCTGTTTAACCTCACGATGAAGACTCAGATCCTTCCCATGAATCTGAACGAAGAGAGCTGCATTAAAGACTTCTTTGAACAAATGATCAGAAATTTCAAAGAGATGCAACTGATGGTGGATGGAAAGCACAAACAAATGCAGAAGGAGCCGTTGTGTTCCAAGGTGCTGACTGCTGTGACCCCTGCAGTGGAGAAGTGCGCCACCATTGCTCCACACCACACAGCGGAAGATATGCTCAAAAACATCCAGACATCAGGTGCTGCCTTGGTCCTGAAGACCAGTCACGTACTTGAGAATCTAGAAACTTCTCTCTCGCTCCTGATGCAGTTTCCCATCATGGGTCTTCGATTAAGTGACCTCTATAGAGAGGAGACCAAAGAACAGTCAGATGTCACCTCAGATGCCACCACATCTGAGAAAAGCACGAGTCCAGAACATCCCAAAGCCACTACAGAGGAAACCTTGAGGAAGCTGCAAGATGTGCTAAGTCCTGAAAATGCCCACACGCCGGTAGACACAGCCGCAGATGAACTGGAACAGTTTGTCAAGAGTATGGAGATAACTTTACAGGTCCTCCAGAAATCCATCAAGACCATGGAAGGGGACATCTCTGTGCTTACCCAGGTGCAGGGCAAGTAG